The Herbiconiux sp. SALV-R1 nucleotide sequence GAGGTGCTCGACCGCATGAAGCGGCGGGCCGACCCGCTCGCGGAGGCTGCTATCGCTCCCGGCTCGATCGAAGAACCCGGCGGGCGCGCTGGAGCTGGAAGCGACGATCCGGTGGATCGTCGCCGCGACGCCAGCGCCGAGCGAGCTGCGCTCGCTCGGCCGACGGGCGACTCGCACGCCAGCGCCGACGGGAACGCCAACACCCGCGACCGACTCACCGTCTACCGCTCCAAGCGCGACGGCTCGAAGACCCCCGAGCCCGTCCCCGACGACACCCCGGCCTCCACCGACGGCCGCTCCTTCGTCATCCAGGAGCACCACGCCTCCCGTCTGCACTGGGACTTCCGCCTCGAGCACGACGGCGTGCTCGTCTCTTGGGCCCTGCCGAAGGGCGTCCCCACCGACGCCGGGGTGAATCACCTCGCCGTGCAGACCGAAGACCATCCATTGGAGTACGGCACCTTCGAGGGGTCTATTCCGAAAGGGGAATACGGCGCGGGCACGGTCACCATCTGGGACTTCGGCAGCTACGACCTCGAGAAGTGGCGCGACGGCGAGGAGGTCATCGCCACCCTCCACGGCCAGCCGACCGGGGGTCTTGGCGACCCGAAACGCCTCGCGCTCATCCACACCGGCGGCAAGGGCGGCAGGTCGGGCGACCAGTGGCTCATCCACCTCATGAAAGACCAGTCCCCGGTCGACTGGGATGCGGAGCCCGGCACCCCGGGAGGCCCGCCGGCGAAGAACGCGAGCAAGAGACGCAGCCCCCGCCGCGGGACCTCCGACCGCGCGCAGTCCGCAACCAGCGCATCCGGCTCGTCAGGCGCATGCGGAACGACCGCAGCGACCGCCGCGCGCCCGCCGAAGGCCATGCTCGCCACCCTCGCCGAGCAGACCCCCTCGGGCTATGTCGGCATCGACGACGAGAACGACTGGGCGTTCGAGATGAAGTGGGACGGCATCCGGGCGATCGTGCAGAGCCACGACGGCGCCGTCACCCTCACCACCCGCAACGGCAACGAGGTCACCGCGGCGTACCCCGAGCTGGTGCAGGCGGTCGGGGAGCAGCTCGACGGCCGAGACGCCGTGCTCGACGCCGAGGTGGTGGCCCTCGACCGCAGCGGACGCCCGAGCTTCGGCCGCCTGCAGCAGCGCATGGGGCTCTCGAAGCCGCGCGACGTCGAGCGCGTCCAGAAAGAGGTGCGCGTCGACCTCATGGTGTTCGACCTGCTGCGCCTCGACGGCGATTCGCTCGAACGCCGCAGCTACGACGAGCGGCGCGAGGCGCTGCTCGAGCTGCTGCCCGAGTCGGCGGGCGCGGTGCACGTGCCGCCCGCCTTCGACGGCGATCTCGCCCACGCGCTCGCCTCGAGTCGCGAGCTTGGGCTCGAGGGGGTGCTGGCGAAGCGGCGCGACAGCTCCTATGCGCCAGGGCGTCGCTCGTCGCTGTGGCTGAAGATCAAGCACCATCTCGCTCAAGAGGTGGTGATCGTGGGCTGGCGGCCCGGCAAGGGTCGCCGGGCGGCTCAGGTGGGCTCGCTGCTCATGGCGGTTCCGGATGCGCGGGGCGAATTGCGCTACGCCGGACGCGTGGGTACGGGGTTCAGCGATCGCGATCTCGACGACGTCTCCGCCAAGCTCGCCCGACTCGAGCGCAAGACGGCACCGCTCGACGACGTGCCCGGGGTCGATGCGCGAGACGCCCACTGGGTGACGCCGAAGCTCGTCGGCGAGGTCGAGTTCGCTGAGTGGACAGGAACGGGCCGCCTGCGCCAGCCCTCCTGGCGCGGCTGGCGCACCGACAAGTCGCCGGAGGACGTCGTGCGAGAGGGGTGAAGCTGTGGAGAACGGAGGCGTTCTGCACATCCGTGCGCTCCCCTGGTCGGGCGCTCGCGCGAGTGGTAGCTTCGCGACGAGACCGCAGTAGAGCCACGACATCGAGGAGGATCTCATGACCGACAAGCGCGGAGAACGCGACGGCGAATACACCGACACCGAGGCCGACGACGTGAACGTCCCCGAGCCCGACGAGGGCGAGTACACCGACAGCGACATCCCCGGCGAGAACACTCACCACCGCTGAACTCGAGGCGCGACTTCCCGAGCATTCCTCTGTTATTATTCGAGGATGTCTCGGGTAAGTCGTGCTCTCTCCGCTGTGTCGCTTTCGGTAGGCACCGCGGCCCTTCTGGCCTCTGGCCTGGTTGCACTGCCGGCTCACGCCACCAACTTCATCGTTGCCACCATCCCCATCACGTCCAGCAGTCGGCCCGATCCCGCCCCGGTGGCGATCGCCATCGACGGGGAGTCTGGGCAGGCCTACGTGGCGAACACCTTCGATGGCACTGTCTCGGTCATCGACACGACGACGAACGCGGTCTCGACCACGATCCCTCATGGCCCGGCCTCGATCGGCAACGGGCCGACGGCCGTCGCGGTCGATGAGGCCGGTCGCAAGGCCTACGTCGTCAACTACAACTCCGATTCGGTCTCCGTCGTCGACGTGGTCACGAACCGGGTCATCAGGGTCATCCCGCACGACGTGGCTCGAGGCATCGGATCGCATCCCAGTTCGATCGCCCTCGACACGGTTCTTCGCCGCGCGTACGTCACCAACCTCGCCGATGGCACCGTCTCGGTCATCGACACGACGACCGACTCGGTGATCGCGGTCGTGCCTCACGATTCCGCGTCGGGGATAGGGTCCTTCCTCACAGGCGTCGCCGTCGACCAGCAACTGCACCGCGCCTATGTCGCCAACAACATGGACGGCACGGTCTCTGTCATCGACACACAGACCAATTCGGTCATAGCTGTCATCCCCCACGATTCCAC carries:
- a CDS encoding ATP-dependent DNA ligase is translated as MASKGTGSKDSPQTVTVGGHRLRITNLDKVLYPETGTTKADVLRYYAEIATTLIPHARNRPATRKRWVHGVGTADEPGEVFFQKNLGEGTPEWVRRASIQHSDHANVYPLVNNQATLAWLAQIAAIEIHVPQWRVDAHGRPKNPDRLVIDLDPGEGAGLPECVEVAKLARGILTDMGLDPVPVTSGSKGIHLYAALDGRQSSDDVSAVAHELARALEADHTDLVVSDMKKALRTGKVLVDWSQNNANKTTICPYSLRGRARPTVAVPRTWRELSSASLRQLELDEVLDRMKRRADPLAEAAIAPGSIEEPGGRAGAGSDDPVDRRRDASAERAALARPTGDSHASADGNANTRDRLTVYRSKRDGSKTPEPVPDDTPASTDGRSFVIQEHHASRLHWDFRLEHDGVLVSWALPKGVPTDAGVNHLAVQTEDHPLEYGTFEGSIPKGEYGAGTVTIWDFGSYDLEKWRDGEEVIATLHGQPTGGLGDPKRLALIHTGGKGGRSGDQWLIHLMKDQSPVDWDAEPGTPGGPPAKNASKRRSPRRGTSDRAQSATSASGSSGACGTTAATAARPPKAMLATLAEQTPSGYVGIDDENDWAFEMKWDGIRAIVQSHDGAVTLTTRNGNEVTAAYPELVQAVGEQLDGRDAVLDAEVVALDRSGRPSFGRLQQRMGLSKPRDVERVQKEVRVDLMVFDLLRLDGDSLERRSYDERREALLELLPESAGAVHVPPAFDGDLAHALASSRELGLEGVLAKRRDSSYAPGRRSSLWLKIKHHLAQEVVIVGWRPGKGRRAAQVGSLLMAVPDARGELRYAGRVGTGFSDRDLDDVSAKLARLERKTAPLDDVPGVDARDAHWVTPKLVGEVEFAEWTGTGRLRQPSWRGWRTDKSPEDVVREG